One Cucurbita pepo subsp. pepo cultivar mu-cu-16 chromosome LG20, ASM280686v2, whole genome shotgun sequence genomic window carries:
- the LOC111783573 gene encoding sodium/hydrogen exchanger 6-like — MGMEEEAQIMLISPAEPKGSPVKDQQAAGVGILLQIMMLVLSFVLGHVLRRHRVYFLPEASASLLIGLIVGGLANISNTETNIRAWFNFHEEFFFLFLLFVNSCVYNLR, encoded by the exons ATGGGCATGGAGGAAGAAGCACAAATTATGCTCATCTCTCCGGCGGAGCCCAAAGGTAGTCCAGTCAAGGACCAGCAAGCCGCCGGAGTTGGAATCCTCCTTCAGATCATGATGCTTGTTCTCTCTTTCGTTCTCGGTCATGTTCTTCGCCGGCATAGAGTCTATTTTCTTCCCGAAGCCAGTGCTTCTCTTCTCATCG GTTTAATCGTCGGCGGGCTTGCCAACATTTCCAATACTGAAACTAACATCAG GGCGTGGTTCAACTTTCACGAGgaatttttcttccttttccttttgtttgtaaattcttgtgtttataaCTTGCGCTAG